One genomic window of Arvicanthis niloticus isolate mArvNil1 chromosome 24, mArvNil1.pat.X, whole genome shotgun sequence includes the following:
- the Brat1 gene encoding integrator complex assembly factor BRAT1: protein MDPECSRLLPALCAVLADSRQLVADDTCLEKLLDWFKTVTEAESSLQLLQDHPCLMELLSHVLKPQDVSPRVLSFALRLVGVFAAQEDCFQYLQQGELLLGLFGESGALSWAAWSIPSVRSGWIQGLCSLAHHPSALHFLADSGAVDTIFSLQGDPSLFVASAASQLLVHILALSMQGGASGSPIPKADAWPVCAQKIVNHVEESLHSKATPQVTQALNVLTTTFGRCHNPWTGALWERLSPPVAHLFERDPIPAVHSLMDLLLSVARSGGCRDTGSPVFNFAACGLWEMLAQTLSRLSPTQAGPLALGTLKLQHCPQELRTQAFGVLLQPLACILKATTQAPGPPGLLDGAVGSLLTVDTLLSSKSACVGLLCQTLAHLEELQMLPQCPSPWPQVPLLRAAVTVLHLCDGSADPGSSAGGRLCGTLRGCVRVQRAALDFLGTLSQGTSPLELVLEVFAVLLKTLESPESSPMVLKKAFQATLRWLQNPHKTPSSSDLSPDALLFLGELFPILQKRLCSPCWEVRDSALEFLTHLIRHWGGQADFREVLHSSEVPTLAHQLLQDPESYVRASAVGAAGQLSSQSLQAAPASPENPQAQQGLLMDLMHILSTDSEGFPRRAVVRVFTEWLRDGHADVLRDTEWFVATVLQAVSRDLDWEVRVQGLELARVFLIQGMGQPSLHCPYTVGLPGATSPRPHLEFLQTLCRLPLFEFAFCALLDCDRPVAQKACDLLLFLRDKTVPCSSPQEAGDSPNLASVEAALQRWREGEQAQPLGDLEPEAMLAILRSLDLEALQGRLAKSSDHVEKSPQSLLQDMLATVGVLEENEADCY from the exons ATGGACCCTGAATGCTCCAGGCTCCTCCCAGCTCTCTGTGCTGTTTTAGCAGATTCCAGACAGCTGGTGGCAGATGACACCTGCTTGGAGAAACTGCTGGACTGGTTTAAAACAGTGACTGAGGCAG AGTCCAGCCTCCAACTACTACAGGACCATCCCTGCCTAATGGAGCTACTGTCCCATGTGCTGAAGCCACAGGATGTGAGCCCCAGGGTCCTCTCCTTTGCTCTGCGCCTTGTTGGGGTCTTTGCAGCCCAGGAAGACTGTTTCCAGTACCTTCAG CAGGGGGAGTTGTTGCTGGGGCTCTTTGGGGAGTCAGGTGCCCTCAGCTGGGCAGCCTGGAGCATCCCCAGTGTGCGCAGCGGCTGGATCCAGGGCCTGTGCTCCCTGGCACACCACCCCAGCGCCCTGCACTTCCTGGCTGACAGTG GTGCTGTGGACACCATCTTCTCCTTGCAGGGAGACCCCAGCCTGTTTGTAGCCTCAGCAGCCAGCCAGCTCCTAGTACACATCCTGGCTCTGTCCATGCAAGGTGGAGCATCTGGGTCCCCCATCCCCAAAGCTGATGCCTGGCCTGTTTGTGCCCAGAAGATTGTGAACCATGTGGAAGAGTCCTTGCATTCCAAAGCCACCCCACAGGTCACACAGGCCTTGAATGTCCTGACTACGACCTTTGGGCGCTGCCATAACCCCTGGACAGGGGCCCTCTGGGAGCGGCTGAGTCCCCCCGTCGCCCACCTGTTTGAGAGAGACCCCATTCCAGCCGTGCACTCACTCATGGACCTCCTTCTCAGTGTGGCCAGATCAGGTGGCTGCAGGGACACGGG GTCTCCTGTGTTCAATTTTGCAGCCTGTGGCCTGTGGGAAATGCTGGCCCAGACTCTGAGCCGCCTTAGCCCTACACAAGCTGGGCCTCTCGCTCTGGGGACCCTAAAACTTCAGCACTG TCCCCAGGAACTGAGGACTCAGGCCTTTGGAGTCCTCCTCCAGCCACTGGCCTGTATCCTGAAAGCTACCACTCAGGCCCCTGGACCTCCAG GCTTGCTGGACGGGGCAGTGGGTAGCTTGCTGACTGTGGATACACTCTTATCTTCAAAGTCGGCCTGTGTGGGACTCCTTTGCCAGACTCTGGCTCACCTGGAGGAGCTGCAGATGCTG CCCCAGTGCCCCTCCCCATGGCCACAGGTGCCTCTGCTGCGAGCTGCTGTGACTGTATTGCATCTCTGCGATGGCTCGGCGGATCCTGGCTCCAGTGCTGGAGGCCGCCTCTGTGGGACTCTACGTGGCTGTGTTCGTGTCCAGCGAGCAGCCCTTGACTTCTTGGGGACACTgtctcaggggacca GCCCCTTGGAGTTGGTGCTAGAGGTATTTGCTGTCCTCCTGAAGACCCTGGAGAGCCCGGAGTCCAGCCCCATG GTCCTAAAGAAGGCCTTCCAGGCCACACTCAGATGGCTCCAGAACCCACACAAGACCCCCAGCAGCTCTGATCTCAGCCCCGATGCCCTGCTGTTCCTTGGAG AGCTATTCCCCATACTACAGAAGCGTCTGTGCAGCCCGTGTTGGGAGGTGAGGGACTCAGCCCTGGAGTTCCTGACGCATCTGATCCGACACTGGGGAG GGCAGGCTGACTTCAGAGAGGTGCTACATTCCTCAGAAGTACCCACACTTGCCCACCAGCTCCTCCAAGACCCTGAGAGTTATGTCCGAGCAAGTGCAGTGGGTGCCGCTGGGCAACTCTCCAGCCAGAGTCTGCAGGCCGCTCCCGCCAGCCCTGAGAACCCGCAGGCCCAGCAG GGCCTACTCATGGACCTCATGCATATCCTGTCCACGGACTCGGAGGGCTTCCCTCGCAGGGCTGTGGTGCGAGTCTTCACGGAGTGGCTGAGAGATGGCCATGCTGATGTGCTTCGAGACACTGAGTGGTTCGTGGCCACTGTTCTCCAGGCAGTAAGCCGGGATCTGGACTGGGAGGTCCGAGTGCAGGGCTTGGAGCTGGCACGGGTGTTTCTCATCCAGGGAATGGGTCAGCCCAGCCTCCACTGTCCCTATACAGTGGGCCTGCCTGGGGCCACCTCCCCTCGCCCACACCTGGAATTCTTGCAGACTCTCTGCCGTCTGCCACTCTTTGAGTTTGCCTTTTGTGCCTTGCTTGACTGTGACCGACCAGTGGCCCAAAAGGCCTGTGACCTGCTTCTCTTCTTGAGGGACAAGACTGTTCCCTGCAGTagccctcaggaggctggggACAGCCCCAACTTAGCCTCAGTGGAGGCTGCTCTGCAGAGATGGCGGGAAGGTGAGCAGGCCCAGCCCCTAGGGGACCTGGAGCCTGAGGCCATGCTAGCCATCCTCAGGTCCTTAGACCTGGAGGCCCTGCAGGGCAGGCTGGCCAAGAGCAGCGACCATGTGGAGAAGAGCCCACAGTCCCTGCTGCAGGACATGCTAGCCACGGTGGGCGTATTGGAGGAGAATGAAGCTGACTGCTACTGA